The following proteins come from a genomic window of Geomonas sp. RF6:
- a CDS encoding glycosyltransferase family 4 protein translates to MRIALVSPLYESVPPRLYGGTERIVAYLVEELVLQGHEVTLFASGDSRTSARLVPCSPQGLRLDKTYRDPAAYHLLMAQRVCRVASDFDVVHFNIEFLHYPLTRLYRFPNVTTLHSRLDLADLFPLYQEYREVPVVSISDSQRAPLPFANWQGTVYHGLPPGLLQLNDRGDAYLAFLGRVSPEKGLDSAIAIARGSGIRLKIAAKVDPWDKEYFATVIRPLIDGKDIEFIGEISEGEKQEFLGNALALLLPLHWDEPFGLVMIEAMACGTPAIVFARGSAPEVVRNGVGGFLVRDEAEAIEAVRKVEGISRRSCREYFEARFLARRMAEDYLALYQKVIDNQKRLA, encoded by the coding sequence ATGAGAATCGCCCTTGTTTCGCCGCTTTATGAAAGCGTACCGCCACGACTGTATGGAGGAACGGAACGGATCGTAGCCTACCTCGTGGAGGAGCTCGTGCTCCAGGGACATGAGGTCACCCTCTTTGCCAGCGGTGACTCCCGGACCTCGGCGCGGCTTGTACCGTGCTCCCCCCAGGGGCTGCGGCTCGACAAGACGTACCGCGACCCCGCTGCCTACCACCTCCTCATGGCCCAGCGCGTCTGCCGCGTCGCCTCCGACTTCGACGTGGTGCACTTCAACATCGAGTTCCTCCACTACCCGCTGACCCGCCTGTACCGCTTCCCGAACGTGACGACCCTGCACAGCCGCCTCGACCTCGCCGACCTCTTTCCGCTGTATCAGGAATATCGGGAGGTGCCGGTGGTGTCGATCTCCGACTCGCAGCGCGCCCCCCTTCCCTTCGCGAATTGGCAGGGAACGGTGTACCACGGCCTCCCTCCCGGGCTCCTGCAGTTGAACGATCGTGGTGACGCCTATCTCGCATTCCTCGGGCGCGTCTCGCCGGAGAAGGGGTTGGACAGCGCCATCGCCATCGCCCGGGGGAGCGGCATCAGGCTGAAGATCGCCGCAAAGGTCGACCCGTGGGACAAAGAGTACTTCGCTACCGTGATCCGGCCGCTCATCGACGGCAAGGACATCGAGTTCATCGGAGAGATCAGCGAGGGGGAGAAGCAGGAGTTCCTGGGAAACGCCCTCGCCCTTCTCCTGCCACTGCACTGGGACGAACCGTTCGGACTCGTCATGATCGAGGCGATGGCCTGCGGCACCCCGGCCATAGTCTTTGCCCGCGGGTCCGCTCCCGAGGTGGTGCGGAACGGGGTGGGGGGGTTCCTGGTAAGGGACGAGGCGGAGGCGATCGAGGCAGTCAGAAAGGTGGAGGGAATCAGCAGACGCAGTTGCCGGGAATACTTCGAGGCGCGCTTCCTCGCCCGGCGCATGGCAGAGGACTATCTCGCCCTCTATCAGAAGGTCATCGACAACCAGAAGAGGCTCGCGTAA
- a CDS encoding amylo-alpha-1,6-glucosidase: MTDVTQTDDYRIQATSDRAAECTRVLKEGETFAIFDCHGDIQPIGLGEQGIFHEGTRFLSKMELRFAGERPLQLGSTVNKQNEFLAVDLMNPDFYAGDRQIPRDSLHIYRSKFIWKGCCFEQLRFTNFSLDPLEIPFTFHFAADFADIFEVRGNHRKERGSYRPAEVSDDTVLLSYGGLDGVMRSTKINFKPAPKRLKNSEAHYQIALQPKESLTLSLTVTCHRHGGAVFSGGYEEALEEARAGSRKLRSDYCEISTDNDHFNLLLERSQADLIMMTSCTEQGLYPYAGVPWFSTTFGRDGIITALEMLWVNPEIARGVLSFLASTQAERLDPENDEEPGKIVHETRMGEMAALREIPFGRYYGSVDSTPLFIILAEAYFKCTGDREFVSTIWNNVLRALDWIDLYGDADGDGFVEYAKHSHQGLVQQGWKDSNDSVFHSDGTLADAPIALCEVQGYVYAARVAAAVLAEALGEGGRGTQLREEADALRRKFCEAFWCDDISSYALALDGAKRPCRVRSSNVGHCLMSRIAAPEHADLIAAQLTSDIFFTGWGVRTIATTEKRYNPMSYHNGSIWPHDNALIAMGLAQYGFREAAMTVFEGIFDASLAMDLHRLPELFCGFKRREDFSPILYPVACAPQAWAAASVYFLLQGCMGLTVDGEKHQVRFAHPVLPSFLNEVRIRRLRVGDSTLDAVLKRYNGDIAVNILRKEGPVEVIIVK, encoded by the coding sequence GTGACCGACGTGACTCAGACAGACGACTATCGCATTCAGGCGACTTCCGACCGTGCGGCGGAGTGCACCCGGGTACTGAAGGAAGGGGAGACCTTTGCCATCTTCGATTGCCATGGCGACATCCAGCCGATCGGCCTCGGCGAGCAGGGGATCTTCCACGAGGGGACCCGCTTCCTCTCCAAGATGGAGCTGCGCTTCGCCGGTGAGCGCCCCCTGCAGCTCGGCTCCACGGTGAACAAGCAGAACGAGTTTCTGGCGGTCGATCTGATGAACCCTGACTTTTACGCCGGGGACCGGCAGATTCCCCGGGACTCCCTGCACATATACCGCTCCAAGTTCATCTGGAAGGGGTGCTGCTTCGAGCAGCTGCGCTTCACCAACTTCAGCCTCGACCCGCTGGAGATCCCTTTCACCTTCCACTTCGCCGCCGACTTCGCCGACATCTTCGAGGTGCGCGGCAACCACCGGAAAGAGCGTGGCAGTTATCGCCCCGCCGAGGTTTCCGACGACACAGTTCTTCTCTCCTACGGCGGGCTCGACGGCGTCATGCGTTCCACGAAGATAAACTTCAAGCCCGCACCGAAGCGGCTGAAAAACAGCGAGGCGCACTACCAGATCGCGCTGCAACCGAAGGAATCCCTTACCCTCAGCCTGACCGTCACCTGCCACCGCCACGGCGGCGCAGTCTTCAGCGGCGGCTATGAGGAGGCGCTGGAAGAGGCACGCGCAGGGAGCAGGAAGCTCAGAAGCGACTACTGCGAGATCTCCACCGACAACGATCACTTCAATCTCCTCCTGGAACGCTCCCAGGCCGACCTGATCATGATGACGAGCTGCACGGAACAAGGGCTCTATCCTTACGCCGGGGTCCCCTGGTTCAGCACCACCTTCGGCAGGGACGGGATCATAACAGCCCTGGAGATGCTCTGGGTCAATCCGGAGATAGCCCGCGGCGTCCTCTCCTTCCTCGCCTCCACCCAGGCCGAACGCCTCGATCCGGAAAATGACGAGGAGCCGGGGAAGATCGTCCACGAGACGCGCATGGGAGAGATGGCGGCCCTTCGGGAGATACCGTTCGGGCGCTATTACGGCAGCGTCGATTCCACCCCCCTCTTCATCATCCTCGCTGAAGCGTATTTCAAGTGCACCGGTGACCGGGAGTTCGTCTCCACGATCTGGAACAACGTCTTGCGCGCGCTCGACTGGATCGACCTCTATGGCGATGCCGACGGTGACGGCTTCGTGGAGTACGCAAAGCACTCGCACCAGGGGCTGGTGCAGCAGGGGTGGAAGGATTCGAACGACTCCGTCTTCCACTCCGATGGCACCCTCGCGGACGCACCGATAGCACTGTGCGAGGTGCAGGGGTACGTGTACGCGGCACGGGTGGCGGCGGCAGTCCTTGCCGAGGCTCTCGGCGAAGGGGGGCGGGGGACGCAGCTTCGTGAAGAGGCGGATGCGTTGCGCCGCAAATTCTGCGAGGCGTTCTGGTGCGACGACATCTCCTCCTACGCCCTCGCCCTCGACGGCGCAAAGCGCCCCTGCCGGGTACGATCCTCCAACGTCGGGCACTGCCTCATGTCGCGGATTGCGGCCCCCGAACATGCCGATCTCATCGCCGCGCAGCTTACCTCCGACATCTTCTTCACCGGCTGGGGGGTGCGCACCATCGCCACCACGGAAAAGCGCTACAACCCCATGTCGTACCACAACGGGTCGATCTGGCCCCACGACAACGCCCTCATCGCCATGGGGCTCGCGCAGTACGGCTTCCGCGAGGCTGCGATGACTGTTTTCGAGGGGATCTTCGACGCTTCTCTGGCGATGGACCTCCACCGGCTCCCGGAGCTTTTCTGCGGCTTCAAGCGGCGGGAGGACTTCTCGCCGATCCTCTACCCGGTCGCCTGCGCACCGCAGGCGTGGGCGGCAGCGTCTGTCTATTTTCTCCTGCAGGGGTGCATGGGGCTTACCGTCGACGGCGAGAAACACCAGGTGCGTTTCGCCCATCCGGTGCTCCCGTCATTTTTGAACGAGGTGCGCATCAGGAGGCTCAGGGTGGGAGACTCCACCCTCGACGCAGTGCTGAAGCGCTATAACGGCGACATCGCGGTGAACATCCTGCGCAAGGAGGGACCTGTCGAGGTGATTATCGTAAAGTAG
- a CDS encoding amylo-alpha-1,6-glucosidase, with amino-acid sequence MGSQECISVVNPVLMGGVVRSEVVESCYEKSVELLRQNSTPDGVLASSRSSRALGRHYASIFGRDASICAIGMAVSGDGELADAARDGLLALGRHQAPNGQIPKYVKPEIGEVDFWYAGCIDATLWWLIAISLLDRFHPDGRLAIELAPRITLALRWLQCQEHQVWYLLQQNEASDWADIMPRSGFVLYTNALWYWTKRLYDLPGTRDTREWGNLLFWPFGNVVPGQRRARLLMHYIRNKSRPTPFYLSFVNFSQWGDEVDIFGNLLAHLTGLADPSAACRTVRAIVSMQASLPYPIRVVGEPISRQSPMWRRYMQRHCQNLPWQYHNGGIWPFVGGFWVMLLGRMGMEKEARLELEKLALANRVNDWEFNEWFHGESGEPMGMPGQSWNAALFIMAYHALLHKVRYFL; translated from the coding sequence GTGGGCAGTCAAGAATGCATTAGCGTTGTAAATCCGGTACTTATGGGAGGGGTGGTGCGCAGCGAAGTCGTGGAGAGCTGTTACGAGAAGTCGGTGGAGCTGCTGCGGCAAAACAGCACCCCCGACGGGGTCCTCGCCTCCAGCCGGAGCAGCAGGGCCCTCGGGAGGCACTACGCCAGCATCTTCGGCAGGGATGCCTCCATCTGCGCGATCGGGATGGCGGTCTCCGGGGACGGGGAGCTCGCCGACGCCGCCCGCGACGGACTTCTCGCACTCGGGCGGCACCAGGCGCCGAACGGGCAGATCCCCAAGTACGTGAAGCCGGAGATAGGCGAGGTGGATTTCTGGTATGCCGGGTGCATCGATGCCACCCTCTGGTGGCTGATTGCGATCTCTCTCCTGGACCGCTTCCACCCCGACGGCCGCCTCGCTATCGAACTCGCTCCCCGCATCACGCTGGCGCTGCGCTGGCTGCAGTGTCAGGAGCATCAGGTGTGGTACCTGCTGCAGCAAAACGAGGCGAGCGACTGGGCGGACATCATGCCCCGCTCCGGCTTCGTCCTGTACACGAACGCGCTGTGGTACTGGACCAAACGACTCTACGACCTTCCTGGCACCCGCGACACCCGTGAGTGGGGAAACCTCCTCTTCTGGCCCTTCGGGAATGTCGTTCCAGGCCAGCGCCGGGCGCGGCTCCTCATGCACTACATCCGCAACAAGAGCAGGCCGACCCCGTTCTATCTCAGCTTCGTCAATTTCTCCCAGTGGGGGGACGAGGTGGACATCTTCGGGAACCTCCTGGCCCACCTCACGGGCCTTGCCGACCCTTCCGCCGCGTGCCGCACGGTACGGGCGATTGTCTCCATGCAGGCGAGCCTGCCGTACCCCATCAGGGTGGTGGGGGAGCCGATCTCGCGGCAAAGCCCGATGTGGCGCCGCTACATGCAGCGGCACTGCCAGAACCTCCCGTGGCAGTACCACAACGGCGGCATCTGGCCTTTCGTCGGTGGCTTCTGGGTCATGCTCCTTGGGCGGATGGGGATGGAAAAGGAGGCGAGGCTCGAACTGGAAAAGCTCGCGCTGGCAAACCGGGTGAACGACTGGGAGTTCAACGAGTGGTTCCACGGAGAGAGCGGAGAGCCGATGGGGATGCCGGGGCAGTCGTGGAACGCCGCGCTCTTCATCATGGCCTACCACGCGCTGCTGCACAAGGTGAGGTACTTCCTGTAG
- a CDS encoding FKBP-type peptidyl-prolyl cis-trans isomerase — translation MGCEKGSPVTIGFTCRLEDGTPFDPGEHGRLRVVPGERMLPTLEQGVVGMEPGERRVIAVPAGEVNAFLRSRTAPPPPQRDRRPGFGYDFGPGDGGDVLLTIPHPPAKPPREVPAGAATVLFDVTVLAEE, via the coding sequence ATGGGATGTGAAAAAGGGAGTCCCGTCACCATAGGCTTCACCTGCAGGCTCGAGGACGGCACGCCGTTCGATCCGGGGGAGCACGGCAGGCTGAGGGTGGTCCCCGGAGAGCGGATGCTGCCCACGCTCGAGCAGGGGGTCGTGGGGATGGAGCCGGGCGAGCGCCGGGTGATTGCTGTTCCCGCCGGGGAGGTGAACGCTTTCCTGCGCAGCCGCACCGCTCCCCCCCCTCCGCAGCGCGACAGGCGCCCCGGGTTCGGCTACGACTTCGGCCCCGGTGACGGCGGCGACGTCCTTCTCACCATACCGCACCCTCCGGCGAAGCCCCCTCGGGAGGTACCCGCCGGCGCGGCGACCGTGCTTTTCGACGTCACGGTCCTGGCTGAAGAGTGA
- a CDS encoding ATP-dependent DNA ligase encodes MESAAPLPVIIPLIMAALIVVLEKTPAKHRLLDLLAIGVALAVFALDLFLLHASLQRTLVYWFGGWTPVHGFTVGIAFVIDPAGAGLASFAAFLTVMGLLFSWHYFKIIGTFYHTLMLLFLASMEGFCLTGDLFNMFVFFELMGVVAYALTGYKIEDTGPLEGALNFAVMNSIGAFLVLMGIGILYARTGALNLALIGSSVALHGADTTVLVAFMLLATGFLVKGAIVPFHFWLPDAHAVAPTPASVLFSGVMVELGLYAVARIYWAAFSDSAPTDLLRTLFLSMGIATAVVGASLAFLQRHMKRLLAYSTVSHAGIMLAGIALLDRSALAGTLLYVIGHGCVKGALFIGTGIVLYHCGSVDEETLRGKCGRAAPVVPLLYLVCGLALAGLPPFAGSAGESAIGSAAASYGWSFVSPLFTGCAALTGAAVLRSGGSVFYGLGSADFLSASAPSTGDSELPEVLGKEKRTPATMWVPLLLLVLCALAAGVVPGASRLAGAAAWHLSDTAGYRAAVLRTGTIRPIPPQGTISPEFATGIAGASLAAILAAAALFGIPCAAPLKKGAQRVLMPVARLLRRIHSGYIGDYMTWFMIGAAILLSLAVARVNPPFAAACRDAIIAVAPQCEKAMLLHEVVTTSKELSRTASRLAKIALLSGCIARFAPEEVAAGISYLSGMLRQGRIGVGFARVFAARVPPAHLPTLTLLEVDSVFSRVAATVGSGSAARRAEILQALLRRATGEEQDFLARLVVGELRQGALEGIMAEAVAKAADVPPALLRRAAMFAGDLATVAAAALREGRGGLARFDITLFTPVSPMLAQPAADLADALGRLGKASFEWKLDGARIQLHKEGEEIRIYSRNLNEVTAAVPELVESARRFPPRSLILDGEVLVLHRDGSPYPFQTTMRRFGRKLETEGAQKLHPLSPFFFDCLYLDGESLIDRPEEERFSLLREALPGEVVIPRLVTGELGEAERFLSDLLERGHEGVMAKALDSPYEAGRRGAGWLKVKPVQTLDLVVLAAEWGHGRRSGFLSNLHLGARDPAGGFVMLGKTFKGMTDAMLAWQTKHLLELEDYRDSWTVYVRPELLVEVAFSDIQASPRYPGGFALRFARVKRYRPDKSPLEADTVGTVRELYEEQAKGGTREGRG; translated from the coding sequence GTGGAAAGCGCCGCTCCCCTCCCGGTAATAATCCCGCTCATCATGGCGGCACTGATCGTCGTCCTCGAGAAGACGCCGGCAAAGCACCGGCTCCTCGATCTCCTGGCGATAGGGGTGGCGCTGGCGGTTTTTGCCCTCGACCTCTTTCTCCTTCATGCCTCCCTGCAGCGGACCCTCGTCTACTGGTTCGGGGGGTGGACCCCCGTGCACGGCTTCACCGTCGGGATCGCCTTTGTCATAGATCCTGCCGGCGCAGGGCTCGCCTCATTCGCCGCCTTTCTGACCGTCATGGGGCTTCTCTTCTCCTGGCACTATTTCAAGATCATCGGGACCTTCTACCACACCCTCATGCTCCTCTTCCTCGCCTCCATGGAGGGTTTCTGCCTCACCGGCGACCTTTTCAACATGTTCGTCTTTTTCGAGCTCATGGGTGTCGTCGCCTACGCCCTGACCGGATACAAGATAGAGGACACCGGCCCCCTGGAGGGGGCGCTGAACTTCGCCGTCATGAACAGCATCGGCGCCTTCCTCGTCCTCATGGGGATCGGGATCCTCTACGCGAGGACCGGCGCCCTGAACCTCGCACTCATCGGGAGCTCCGTTGCTCTCCACGGCGCCGACACGACGGTGCTGGTCGCCTTCATGCTGCTGGCGACCGGCTTCCTGGTGAAGGGGGCGATCGTCCCCTTCCACTTCTGGCTCCCCGATGCACATGCGGTCGCCCCCACCCCCGCGTCGGTCCTCTTCTCCGGGGTCATGGTAGAACTCGGCCTCTACGCGGTGGCGCGGATCTACTGGGCAGCCTTCAGCGACTCGGCACCTACCGATCTCCTGCGCACGCTCTTCCTCTCCATGGGGATCGCCACCGCGGTCGTCGGCGCCTCCCTCGCATTCCTGCAGCGCCACATGAAGCGGCTCCTCGCCTATTCCACCGTCAGCCACGCCGGGATCATGCTGGCGGGAATCGCCCTCCTCGACCGCTCCGCCCTTGCCGGAACCCTTCTTTATGTCATCGGGCACGGCTGCGTCAAGGGCGCGCTTTTCATCGGGACCGGGATCGTCCTGTACCACTGCGGCTCGGTAGACGAGGAGACGCTGCGCGGCAAATGCGGACGTGCAGCCCCTGTTGTACCGCTCCTCTACCTCGTCTGCGGCCTCGCCCTGGCCGGGCTCCCCCCCTTTGCCGGGTCTGCCGGTGAATCGGCCATAGGATCGGCCGCCGCATCGTACGGATGGAGCTTCGTCTCACCCCTTTTCACCGGGTGCGCCGCCCTGACCGGCGCCGCGGTTCTGCGCAGCGGCGGCAGCGTCTTCTACGGACTCGGCTCCGCGGACTTCCTCTCCGCCTCCGCCCCCTCGACGGGAGACTCGGAACTCCCGGAGGTGCTCGGCAAGGAGAAGAGGACGCCGGCGACGATGTGGGTCCCCCTCCTTCTTCTCGTCCTTTGCGCCCTGGCGGCCGGCGTGGTCCCCGGTGCAAGCCGCCTCGCCGGCGCGGCAGCGTGGCATCTCAGCGACACGGCCGGATACCGCGCCGCGGTCCTTCGGACCGGAACGATCCGCCCGATTCCGCCGCAGGGGACGATCTCCCCCGAATTCGCCACCGGAATAGCGGGTGCTTCACTCGCTGCAATACTCGCGGCCGCAGCCCTTTTCGGTATCCCGTGCGCGGCGCCCCTGAAAAAGGGGGCACAGAGGGTGCTCATGCCGGTGGCGCGGCTCCTGCGGCGGATTCACAGCGGCTACATCGGCGACTACATGACGTGGTTCATGATCGGCGCCGCGATCCTGCTCTCGCTGGCTGTGGCGCGCGTTAACCCTCCCTTTGCAGCAGCCTGCCGTGACGCTATCATTGCAGTAGCCCCCCAGTGTGAGAAAGCCATGCTTCTGCACGAAGTCGTCACCACCTCGAAAGAACTCTCCCGCACCGCCAGTCGCCTCGCAAAGATCGCGCTCCTCTCCGGCTGCATCGCCAGATTCGCCCCGGAGGAAGTCGCCGCAGGGATCAGCTACCTCTCGGGGATGTTGCGCCAGGGGCGCATCGGGGTCGGCTTTGCCAGAGTCTTCGCGGCGCGTGTCCCCCCCGCTCACCTCCCGACCCTCACCCTTCTGGAGGTCGATTCCGTCTTCAGCCGCGTCGCCGCCACCGTCGGCTCAGGATCCGCTGCGCGCCGGGCCGAGATCCTCCAGGCACTCCTTCGTCGTGCCACGGGGGAGGAGCAGGATTTCCTGGCCCGCCTGGTCGTCGGGGAGCTGCGTCAGGGGGCGCTGGAGGGGATCATGGCAGAGGCGGTGGCCAAAGCGGCGGATGTCCCGCCAGCGCTTCTGCGCCGGGCCGCCATGTTCGCCGGGGACCTTGCCACCGTCGCCGCAGCAGCACTGCGCGAAGGGAGGGGCGGGCTCGCCCGCTTCGACATCACGCTCTTCACGCCGGTCTCTCCGATGCTCGCCCAGCCTGCCGCCGACCTCGCCGATGCCCTCGGGCGGCTCGGGAAGGCATCCTTTGAATGGAAGCTCGACGGGGCGAGGATTCAGCTGCACAAGGAAGGGGAAGAAATCCGCATCTACAGCCGTAACCTGAACGAGGTGACTGCTGCGGTCCCGGAGCTGGTCGAATCGGCGCGGCGATTCCCCCCCCGCTCGCTCATCCTGGACGGCGAGGTCCTCGTCCTGCACCGGGACGGGTCGCCGTACCCCTTCCAGACGACGATGCGGCGCTTCGGGCGAAAGCTGGAGACGGAGGGGGCGCAAAAGCTCCACCCCCTCTCCCCCTTCTTTTTCGACTGCCTCTATCTCGACGGCGAAAGCCTGATAGACCGCCCGGAGGAGGAGCGCTTTTCACTCCTTCGAGAGGCACTCCCGGGGGAAGTGGTGATCCCGCGTCTCGTGACGGGGGAGCTGGGGGAGGCAGAGCGTTTTCTCTCCGATCTCCTGGAGCGCGGGCATGAGGGGGTGATGGCGAAGGCTCTCGATTCGCCGTACGAGGCGGGGCGCAGGGGGGCGGGATGGCTGAAGGTGAAGCCGGTGCAGACGCTCGACCTGGTCGTCCTGGCGGCGGAGTGGGGGCACGGGCGCCGGAGCGGTTTCCTGAGCAACCTGCACCTCGGGGCGCGCGACCCCGCGGGGGGCTTTGTCATGCTCGGCAAGACCTTCAAGGGGATGACCGACGCCATGCTCGCCTGGCAGACAAAGCACCTGCTCGAGCTGGAGGATTACCGCGACAGCTGGACCGTGTACGTCCGTCCCGAGCTCCTGGTGGAGGTCGCCTTCAGCGACATCCAGGCGAGCCCCCGCTACCCCGGGGGATTCGCCCTGCGCTTTGCGCGGGTGAAGCGTTATCGGCCGGACAAGTCCCCTCTCGAGGCGGATACAGTGGGCACGGTGCGCGAGCTGTACGAGGAGCAGGCGAAGGGGGGCACCCGGGAGGGGAGGGGATAG
- a CDS encoding sodium:proton antiporter, producing the protein MTLLPFAVTVWLFLVGLYGVATSRNTIHLVSCLFVAQSSTYVLLLSIGYRKGGTAPIVDKLPSGAPLVDPVVQSLALTDIVVGATVSALILICALQAHKKGGTLDPRRETPMRG; encoded by the coding sequence ATGACTCTGCTGCCATTTGCCGTGACGGTCTGGCTCTTCCTGGTGGGGCTCTACGGTGTCGCCACCAGCAGGAACACCATTCACCTGGTGAGCTGCCTCTTCGTGGCGCAGTCCTCCACCTACGTCCTTCTCCTCTCCATCGGGTACCGGAAGGGGGGGACCGCGCCGATCGTGGACAAGCTCCCGTCCGGGGCTCCCCTCGTCGACCCGGTCGTCCAGTCCCTCGCCCTCACCGATATCGTGGTGGGGGCTACCGTCTCCGCGCTCATCCTCATCTGCGCGCTCCAGGCCCACAAGAAGGGGGGAACGCTCGACCCGCGGCGCGAGACGCCGATGAGAGGGTGA
- a CDS encoding MnhB domain-containing protein encodes MSGRLRVILFLAAAAAFGWGLLDALAGIPPFGDYRGPYGDVVLQTMGELRHTQQGVAAVTFDYRGFDTLGEEFILFAAVAGALLLMRRQPSEKERGAHDQAPGHPAARIGPACRVSGLIMFPFTLLLGIYVVLHGHLSPGGGFQGGVLLASAFYFVYLSGEFEDLASFVKEHPVELTESAGAAAFALLAAIPLLLGEPCMKNILPFGEKGELLSSGMLPLFNIAVGIEVGAGFLLLVHAFLKQVLLIRKEGKK; translated from the coding sequence ATGAGCGGCCGGCTCCGGGTAATTCTCTTTCTCGCCGCCGCGGCCGCCTTCGGCTGGGGGCTCCTGGATGCCCTGGCCGGCATCCCCCCCTTCGGGGATTACCGCGGGCCCTATGGGGACGTGGTGCTGCAGACCATGGGGGAGTTGCGCCACACGCAGCAGGGGGTGGCGGCGGTGACCTTCGATTACCGCGGCTTCGACACCCTTGGCGAGGAATTCATCCTCTTCGCCGCCGTTGCAGGCGCACTCCTCCTGATGCGCCGCCAGCCATCGGAAAAGGAGAGGGGGGCGCACGACCAGGCGCCGGGACACCCCGCAGCGCGGATCGGCCCGGCGTGCCGAGTGTCGGGACTCATCATGTTCCCCTTCACTCTCCTTTTGGGCATCTACGTCGTCCTGCACGGACATCTCTCCCCCGGAGGGGGATTCCAGGGTGGAGTACTTCTCGCCAGCGCCTTCTATTTCGTGTACCTCAGCGGCGAATTCGAGGACCTTGCGTCCTTTGTGAAGGAACACCCGGTCGAGCTCACAGAATCGGCCGGAGCTGCCGCCTTCGCACTCCTGGCGGCCATTCCCCTCCTTCTCGGCGAGCCGTGCATGAAAAACATCCTCCCGTTCGGGGAAAAGGGTGAGCTCCTCTCCTCGGGGATGCTCCCCCTCTTCAACATCGCCGTCGGAATCGAGGTTGGTGCCGGCTTCCTCCTTCTCGTCCACGCTTTCCTGAAGCAGGTGCTCCTGATCCGCAAGGAGGGGAAAAAATGA
- a CDS encoding DUF4040 domain-containing protein → MDVVQLVSFILVAAGGTAVVATRDPLRQSMVASLYGLLLTVLFLALQAPDVALSELVVGAVAYPLMVMLTVAKTSSGGAE, encoded by the coding sequence ATGGATGTGGTACAGCTTGTCAGCTTTATCCTGGTCGCCGCGGGGGGGACCGCGGTCGTGGCAACGCGTGACCCGCTGAGGCAGTCTATGGTGGCGAGCCTCTACGGGCTCCTGCTGACCGTTCTCTTTCTGGCGCTGCAGGCACCCGACGTAGCCCTGTCGGAGCTCGTGGTGGGGGCGGTTGCCTATCCTCTCATGGTGATGCTGACGGTGGCGAAGACATCCTCCGGGGGTGCGGAATGA
- a CDS encoding cation:proton antiporter, which yields MSAPGNPSTLCLVLLGFTAVVGVLCALGILVMKDFYTKIHYLAPVAVLGTAAVAGAVLLQEGIGTAAFKTLLVLVIMLASNPVLTYAAARAHYLREARIRQGKMRETEGEG from the coding sequence ATGAGTGCGCCCGGGAACCCGAGCACCCTCTGTCTCGTCCTCCTCGGCTTCACCGCCGTCGTCGGCGTACTGTGCGCCCTCGGCATTCTGGTGATGAAGGATTTCTACACGAAGATCCACTACCTTGCCCCTGTAGCGGTCCTCGGCACCGCAGCCGTTGCCGGCGCCGTCCTGCTGCAGGAAGGGATTGGTACCGCGGCGTTCAAGACGCTGCTCGTCCTCGTCATCATGCTGGCCAGCAACCCCGTCCTCACCTATGCCGCGGCGCGTGCCCATTACCTGAGGGAGGCCCGCATAAGGCAGGGAAAGATGAGGGAAACGGAGGGGGAGGGGTAG
- a CDS encoding MrpF/PhaF family protein, with the protein MNPWLLTAAVLLLAILPCGWVCLRGRLMERFAALQMAQLLSVIVLILLAEGYGRENYFDLAIILAILSFASALVYIRFLERWL; encoded by the coding sequence ATGAATCCCTGGCTCCTTACCGCCGCCGTCCTTCTCCTGGCCATTCTCCCCTGCGGCTGGGTCTGCCTGAGGGGCAGGCTCATGGAGCGCTTCGCGGCCCTGCAGATGGCGCAGCTCCTCTCGGTCATCGTCCTCATCCTCCTGGCGGAGGGGTACGGCAGGGAAAACTACTTCGACCTCGCCATCATCCTTGCCATCCTCTCCTTCGCCTCGGCCCTCGTGTACATCCGGTTTCTCGAGCGCTGGCTATGA